In Canis lupus familiaris isolate Mischka breed German Shepherd chromosome 9, alternate assembly UU_Cfam_GSD_1.0, whole genome shotgun sequence, a single window of DNA contains:
- the TP53I13 gene encoding tumor protein p53-inducible protein 13 isoform X6, with protein sequence MAWIEPAWAAHLLKRRRRRRRRQRKKAWFCPDGLSGLSPLVPRPGRRRLCWRGCVQAPALAFTLWSWRPSGAEEATRGPRHLSPGSAKRRGLRAAFRLQPTPSALRFPSASPPSLEAKWPVLAAQGEGGKVPSVPTLSLLPEGLGGNASSGLETQGPKGQSGQGGCTCPGGASPAPQAAVPPPVVRGPTPRTEEAAWAAMALTFLLVLLTLATLCTRLHRNFRRGESIYWEPTADSQDTVAAVLKRRLLLPPRRLKRSRRRPLLPPSPDSGPDGDSSD encoded by the exons ATGGCGTGGATAGAGCCAGCCTGGGCTGCCCACCTGCTgaagaggcggcggcggcggaggaggaggcagaggaagaaggcctGGTTCTGCCCTGATGGTCTTTCTGGGCTGTCTCCCTTGGTCCCAAGGCCAGGGCGAAGGAGGCTGTGCTGGAGAGGGTGTGTGCAG gccccagctTTAGCCTTTACTCTGTGGAGCTGGAGGCCCTCCGGTGCAGAGGAGGCAACTAGAGGGCCCAGGCACCTCTCTCCTGGCAGTGCCAAGAGGCGTGGGCTGCGTGCTGCCTTCCGTCTCCAGCCCACCCCCTCAGCCCTGAGgttcccctctgcttctccaccgAGCTTGGAGGCCAAGTGGCCGGTATTGGCAGCTCAGGGTGAGGGAGGTAAGGTGCCCTCTGTGCCCACTCTCTCCTTGCTGCCCGAGGGTCTGGGCGGCAATGCCAGCTCTGGGCTAGAGACCCAGGGGCCCAAAGGGCAGAGCGGCCAAGGCGGCTGCACCTGTCCAGGTGGGGCTTCCCCAGCCCCTCAGGCAGCAGTGCCTCCACCCGTAGTCCGGGGTCCCACCCCTCGCACGGAGGAAGCCGCTTGGGCTGCCATGGCCCTGACCTTCCTGCTAGTGCTGCTCACTCTGGCCACGCTCTGCACTCGGCTGCACCGGAACTTTCGACGCGGGGAGAGCATCTACTGGGAGCCCACAGCGGACAGCCAGGACACGGTGGCCG CTGTGCTGAAGCGGAGGCTGCTCTTGCCCCCACGCCGGCTCAAGCGCTCCCGCCGGAGACCCCTTCTCCCGCCCTCGCCGGACAGCGGCCCAGACGGGGACAGCTCCGACTga
- the TP53I13 gene encoding tumor protein p53-inducible protein 13 isoform X2, whose product MRSGPAPAQNFSGSEFKTRARKVVAEPEEEAGARCPEGLWPLPPQVSPRVVFARMSRWQAEDVSFLYHPCAHPWLKLQLALLAHLCVARPSLAPDSSLTQERPLVLAAWGVVLEMAWIEPAWAAHLLKRRRRRRRRQRKKAWFCPDGLSGLSPLVPRPGRRRLCWRGCVQAPALAFTLWSWRPSGAEEATRGPRHLSPGSAKRRGLRAAFRLQPTPSALRFPSASPPSLEAKWPVLAAQGEGGKVPSVPTLSLLPEGLGGNASSGLETQGPKGQSGQGGCTCPGGASPAPQAAVPPPVVRGPTPRTEEAAWAAMALTFLLVLLTLATLCTRLHRNFRRGESIYWEPTADSQDTVAAVLKRRLLLPPRRLKRSRRRPLLPPSPDSGPDGDSSD is encoded by the exons ATGCGCTCGGGCCCGGCTCCAGCACAAAACTTTTCCGGCTCTGAGTTTAAGACGCGTGCGCGCAAG GTGGTGGCCGAGCCGGAGGAGGAAGCGGGAGCCCGCTGTCCCGAGGGCCTGTGGCCTCTACCCCCACAG GTGTCACCAAGAGTGGTTTTCGCGCGGATGAGCCGATGGCAG GCTGAGGATGTCAGCTTCCTCTACCACCCCTGTGCACACCCATGGCTGAAGCTCCAGCTTGCCCTTCTGGCCCACCTTTGTGTGGCCCGGCCCTCACTGGCCCCTGACTCTAGCCTCACTCAGGAGCGG CCCCTGGTGTTGGCAGCATGGGGGGTGGTGCTGGAAATGGCGTGGATAGAGCCAGCCTGGGCTGCCCACCTGCTgaagaggcggcggcggcggaggaggaggcagaggaagaaggcctGGTTCTGCCCTGATGGTCTTTCTGGGCTGTCTCCCTTGGTCCCAAGGCCAGGGCGAAGGAGGCTGTGCTGGAGAGGGTGTGTGCAG gccccagctTTAGCCTTTACTCTGTGGAGCTGGAGGCCCTCCGGTGCAGAGGAGGCAACTAGAGGGCCCAGGCACCTCTCTCCTGGCAGTGCCAAGAGGCGTGGGCTGCGTGCTGCCTTCCGTCTCCAGCCCACCCCCTCAGCCCTGAGgttcccctctgcttctccaccgAGCTTGGAGGCCAAGTGGCCGGTATTGGCAGCTCAGGGTGAGGGAGGTAAGGTGCCCTCTGTGCCCACTCTCTCCTTGCTGCCCGAGGGTCTGGGCGGCAATGCCAGCTCTGGGCTAGAGACCCAGGGGCCCAAAGGGCAGAGCGGCCAAGGCGGCTGCACCTGTCCAGGTGGGGCTTCCCCAGCCCCTCAGGCAGCAGTGCCTCCACCCGTAGTCCGGGGTCCCACCCCTCGCACGGAGGAAGCCGCTTGGGCTGCCATGGCCCTGACCTTCCTGCTAGTGCTGCTCACTCTGGCCACGCTCTGCACTCGGCTGCACCGGAACTTTCGACGCGGGGAGAGCATCTACTGGGAGCCCACAGCGGACAGCCAGGACACGGTGGCCG CTGTGCTGAAGCGGAGGCTGCTCTTGCCCCCACGCCGGCTCAAGCGCTCCCGCCGGAGACCCCTTCTCCCGCCCTCGCCGGACAGCGGCCCAGACGGGGACAGCTCCGACTga
- the TP53I13 gene encoding tumor protein p53-inducible protein 13 isoform X1: MAPPPPSPQLLLLAALAGLLGPSEVVAEPEEEAGARCPEGLWPLPPQVSPRVVFARMSRWQAEDVSFLYHPCAHPWLKLQLALLAHLCVARPSLAPDSSLTQERPLVLAAWGVVLEMAWIEPAWAAHLLKRRRRRRRRQRKKAWFCPDGLSGLSPLVPRPGRRRLCWRGCVQAPALAFTLWSWRPSGAEEATRGPRHLSPGSAKRRGLRAAFRLQPTPSALRFPSASPPSLEAKWPVLAAQGEGGKVPSVPTLSLLPEGLGGNASSGLETQGPKGQSGQGGCTCPGGASPAPQAAVPPPVVRGPTPRTEEAAWAAMALTFLLVLLTLATLCTRLHRNFRRGESIYWEPTADSQDTVAAVLKRRLLLPPRRLKRSRRRPLLPPSPDSGPDGDSSD, from the exons ATGGCCCCTCCTCCGCCTTCGCCCCAGCTACTTCTCCTGGCAGCCCTTGCGGGGCTTCTGGGTCCCAGTGAG GTGGTGGCCGAGCCGGAGGAGGAAGCGGGAGCCCGCTGTCCCGAGGGCCTGTGGCCTCTACCCCCACAG GTGTCACCAAGAGTGGTTTTCGCGCGGATGAGCCGATGGCAG GCTGAGGATGTCAGCTTCCTCTACCACCCCTGTGCACACCCATGGCTGAAGCTCCAGCTTGCCCTTCTGGCCCACCTTTGTGTGGCCCGGCCCTCACTGGCCCCTGACTCTAGCCTCACTCAGGAGCGG CCCCTGGTGTTGGCAGCATGGGGGGTGGTGCTGGAAATGGCGTGGATAGAGCCAGCCTGGGCTGCCCACCTGCTgaagaggcggcggcggcggaggaggaggcagaggaagaaggcctGGTTCTGCCCTGATGGTCTTTCTGGGCTGTCTCCCTTGGTCCCAAGGCCAGGGCGAAGGAGGCTGTGCTGGAGAGGGTGTGTGCAG gccccagctTTAGCCTTTACTCTGTGGAGCTGGAGGCCCTCCGGTGCAGAGGAGGCAACTAGAGGGCCCAGGCACCTCTCTCCTGGCAGTGCCAAGAGGCGTGGGCTGCGTGCTGCCTTCCGTCTCCAGCCCACCCCCTCAGCCCTGAGgttcccctctgcttctccaccgAGCTTGGAGGCCAAGTGGCCGGTATTGGCAGCTCAGGGTGAGGGAGGTAAGGTGCCCTCTGTGCCCACTCTCTCCTTGCTGCCCGAGGGTCTGGGCGGCAATGCCAGCTCTGGGCTAGAGACCCAGGGGCCCAAAGGGCAGAGCGGCCAAGGCGGCTGCACCTGTCCAGGTGGGGCTTCCCCAGCCCCTCAGGCAGCAGTGCCTCCACCCGTAGTCCGGGGTCCCACCCCTCGCACGGAGGAAGCCGCTTGGGCTGCCATGGCCCTGACCTTCCTGCTAGTGCTGCTCACTCTGGCCACGCTCTGCACTCGGCTGCACCGGAACTTTCGACGCGGGGAGAGCATCTACTGGGAGCCCACAGCGGACAGCCAGGACACGGTGGCCG CTGTGCTGAAGCGGAGGCTGCTCTTGCCCCCACGCCGGCTCAAGCGCTCCCGCCGGAGACCCCTTCTCCCGCCCTCGCCGGACAGCGGCCCAGACGGGGACAGCTCCGACTga
- the TP53I13 gene encoding tumor protein p53-inducible protein 13 isoform X5 — protein MAPPPPSPQLLLLAALAGLLGPSEVVAEPEEEAGARCPEGLWPLPPQVSPRVVFARMSRWQAEDVSFLYHPCAHPWLKLQLALLAHLCVARPSLAPDSSLTQERPLVLAAWGVVLEMAWIEPAWAAHLLKRRRRRRRRQRKKAWFCPDGLSGLSPLVPRPGRRRLCWRGCVQAPALAFTLWSWRPSGAEEATRGPRHLSPGSAKRRGLRAAFRLQPTPSALRFPSASPPSLEAKWPVLAAQGEGVLLTLATLCTRLHRNFRRGESIYWEPTADSQDTVAAVLKRRLLLPPRRLKRSRRRPLLPPSPDSGPDGDSSD, from the exons ATGGCCCCTCCTCCGCCTTCGCCCCAGCTACTTCTCCTGGCAGCCCTTGCGGGGCTTCTGGGTCCCAGTGAG GTGGTGGCCGAGCCGGAGGAGGAAGCGGGAGCCCGCTGTCCCGAGGGCCTGTGGCCTCTACCCCCACAG GTGTCACCAAGAGTGGTTTTCGCGCGGATGAGCCGATGGCAG GCTGAGGATGTCAGCTTCCTCTACCACCCCTGTGCACACCCATGGCTGAAGCTCCAGCTTGCCCTTCTGGCCCACCTTTGTGTGGCCCGGCCCTCACTGGCCCCTGACTCTAGCCTCACTCAGGAGCGG CCCCTGGTGTTGGCAGCATGGGGGGTGGTGCTGGAAATGGCGTGGATAGAGCCAGCCTGGGCTGCCCACCTGCTgaagaggcggcggcggcggaggaggaggcagaggaagaaggcctGGTTCTGCCCTGATGGTCTTTCTGGGCTGTCTCCCTTGGTCCCAAGGCCAGGGCGAAGGAGGCTGTGCTGGAGAGGGTGTGTGCAG gccccagctTTAGCCTTTACTCTGTGGAGCTGGAGGCCCTCCGGTGCAGAGGAGGCAACTAGAGGGCCCAGGCACCTCTCTCCTGGCAGTGCCAAGAGGCGTGGGCTGCGTGCTGCCTTCCGTCTCCAGCCCACCCCCTCAGCCCTGAGgttcccctctgcttctccaccgAGCTTGGAGGCCAAGTGGCCGGTATTGGCAGCTCAGGGTGAGGGAG TGCTGCTCACTCTGGCCACGCTCTGCACTCGGCTGCACCGGAACTTTCGACGCGGGGAGAGCATCTACTGGGAGCCCACAGCGGACAGCCAGGACACGGTGGCCG CTGTGCTGAAGCGGAGGCTGCTCTTGCCCCCACGCCGGCTCAAGCGCTCCCGCCGGAGACCCCTTCTCCCGCCCTCGCCGGACAGCGGCCCAGACGGGGACAGCTCCGACTga
- the TP53I13 gene encoding tumor protein p53-inducible protein 13 isoform X3 — protein sequence MAPPPPSPQLLLLAALAGLLGPSEVVAEPEEEAGARCPEGLWPLPPQAEDVSFLYHPCAHPWLKLQLALLAHLCVARPSLAPDSSLTQERPLVLAAWGVVLEMAWIEPAWAAHLLKRRRRRRRRQRKKAWFCPDGLSGLSPLVPRPGRRRLCWRGCVQAPALAFTLWSWRPSGAEEATRGPRHLSPGSAKRRGLRAAFRLQPTPSALRFPSASPPSLEAKWPVLAAQGEGGKVPSVPTLSLLPEGLGGNASSGLETQGPKGQSGQGGCTCPGGASPAPQAAVPPPVVRGPTPRTEEAAWAAMALTFLLVLLTLATLCTRLHRNFRRGESIYWEPTADSQDTVAAVLKRRLLLPPRRLKRSRRRPLLPPSPDSGPDGDSSD from the exons ATGGCCCCTCCTCCGCCTTCGCCCCAGCTACTTCTCCTGGCAGCCCTTGCGGGGCTTCTGGGTCCCAGTGAG GTGGTGGCCGAGCCGGAGGAGGAAGCGGGAGCCCGCTGTCCCGAGGGCCTGTGGCCTCTACCCCCACAG GCTGAGGATGTCAGCTTCCTCTACCACCCCTGTGCACACCCATGGCTGAAGCTCCAGCTTGCCCTTCTGGCCCACCTTTGTGTGGCCCGGCCCTCACTGGCCCCTGACTCTAGCCTCACTCAGGAGCGG CCCCTGGTGTTGGCAGCATGGGGGGTGGTGCTGGAAATGGCGTGGATAGAGCCAGCCTGGGCTGCCCACCTGCTgaagaggcggcggcggcggaggaggaggcagaggaagaaggcctGGTTCTGCCCTGATGGTCTTTCTGGGCTGTCTCCCTTGGTCCCAAGGCCAGGGCGAAGGAGGCTGTGCTGGAGAGGGTGTGTGCAG gccccagctTTAGCCTTTACTCTGTGGAGCTGGAGGCCCTCCGGTGCAGAGGAGGCAACTAGAGGGCCCAGGCACCTCTCTCCTGGCAGTGCCAAGAGGCGTGGGCTGCGTGCTGCCTTCCGTCTCCAGCCCACCCCCTCAGCCCTGAGgttcccctctgcttctccaccgAGCTTGGAGGCCAAGTGGCCGGTATTGGCAGCTCAGGGTGAGGGAGGTAAGGTGCCCTCTGTGCCCACTCTCTCCTTGCTGCCCGAGGGTCTGGGCGGCAATGCCAGCTCTGGGCTAGAGACCCAGGGGCCCAAAGGGCAGAGCGGCCAAGGCGGCTGCACCTGTCCAGGTGGGGCTTCCCCAGCCCCTCAGGCAGCAGTGCCTCCACCCGTAGTCCGGGGTCCCACCCCTCGCACGGAGGAAGCCGCTTGGGCTGCCATGGCCCTGACCTTCCTGCTAGTGCTGCTCACTCTGGCCACGCTCTGCACTCGGCTGCACCGGAACTTTCGACGCGGGGAGAGCATCTACTGGGAGCCCACAGCGGACAGCCAGGACACGGTGGCCG CTGTGCTGAAGCGGAGGCTGCTCTTGCCCCCACGCCGGCTCAAGCGCTCCCGCCGGAGACCCCTTCTCCCGCCCTCGCCGGACAGCGGCCCAGACGGGGACAGCTCCGACTga
- the TP53I13 gene encoding tumor protein p53-inducible protein 13 isoform X4, with the protein MAPPPPSPQLLLLAALAGLLGPSEVVAEPEEEAGARCPEGLWPLPPQVSPRVVFARMSRWQAEDVSFLYHPCAHPWLKLQLALLAHLCVARPSLAPDSSLTQERPLVLAAWGVVLEMAWIEPAWAAHLLKRRRRRRRRQRKKAWFCPDGLSGLSPLVPRPGRRRLCWRGCVQAPALAFTLWSWRPSGAEEATRGPRHLSPGSAKRRGLRAAFRLQPTPSALRFPSASPPSLEAKWPVLAAQGEGVRGPTPRTEEAAWAAMALTFLLVLLTLATLCTRLHRNFRRGESIYWEPTADSQDTVAAVLKRRLLLPPRRLKRSRRRPLLPPSPDSGPDGDSSD; encoded by the exons ATGGCCCCTCCTCCGCCTTCGCCCCAGCTACTTCTCCTGGCAGCCCTTGCGGGGCTTCTGGGTCCCAGTGAG GTGGTGGCCGAGCCGGAGGAGGAAGCGGGAGCCCGCTGTCCCGAGGGCCTGTGGCCTCTACCCCCACAG GTGTCACCAAGAGTGGTTTTCGCGCGGATGAGCCGATGGCAG GCTGAGGATGTCAGCTTCCTCTACCACCCCTGTGCACACCCATGGCTGAAGCTCCAGCTTGCCCTTCTGGCCCACCTTTGTGTGGCCCGGCCCTCACTGGCCCCTGACTCTAGCCTCACTCAGGAGCGG CCCCTGGTGTTGGCAGCATGGGGGGTGGTGCTGGAAATGGCGTGGATAGAGCCAGCCTGGGCTGCCCACCTGCTgaagaggcggcggcggcggaggaggaggcagaggaagaaggcctGGTTCTGCCCTGATGGTCTTTCTGGGCTGTCTCCCTTGGTCCCAAGGCCAGGGCGAAGGAGGCTGTGCTGGAGAGGGTGTGTGCAG gccccagctTTAGCCTTTACTCTGTGGAGCTGGAGGCCCTCCGGTGCAGAGGAGGCAACTAGAGGGCCCAGGCACCTCTCTCCTGGCAGTGCCAAGAGGCGTGGGCTGCGTGCTGCCTTCCGTCTCCAGCCCACCCCCTCAGCCCTGAGgttcccctctgcttctccaccgAGCTTGGAGGCCAAGTGGCCGGTATTGGCAGCTCAGGGTGAGGGAG TCCGGGGTCCCACCCCTCGCACGGAGGAAGCCGCTTGGGCTGCCATGGCCCTGACCTTCCTGCTAGTGCTGCTCACTCTGGCCACGCTCTGCACTCGGCTGCACCGGAACTTTCGACGCGGGGAGAGCATCTACTGGGAGCCCACAGCGGACAGCCAGGACACGGTGGCCG CTGTGCTGAAGCGGAGGCTGCTCTTGCCCCCACGCCGGCTCAAGCGCTCCCGCCGGAGACCCCTTCTCCCGCCCTCGCCGGACAGCGGCCCAGACGGGGACAGCTCCGACTga